CAGCGTTTTCCCCAATACCTCCTGTAAAAATAAGTGCATCCAAATTGGCAATTTGACTGCTGTAAGCTCCTATTATTTTTTGTAATGAATAGACATACATATCAATAGCAAGATTTGCAGAATAATCCCCTCCCAAGGCACGTTCAATGAGGTGACGCATGTCATTTTCCTGGGCGATTCCTTTAAGTCCACTTTGTTTATTCAAAAGAGTATCCACTTCTTCAGTTGTCATTCCTTGATATTGCAAATACAAAGGAATTGCCGGGTCAATATCACCACAACGTGTTCCCATAATGAGACCTGCAAGAGGTGTCATGCCCATCGTCGTGTCGAATGATTTACCTTCTTTAATCAAACAGGCACTAGCTCCATTCCCTAAATGAAGGCTGATAAAATTACATTGTTCCAGAGATTTGCCTAAATAAACTGCTGCAGTGCGAGCAACGTATTCATGATTGATGCCATGGAATCCATACCGTTTTATTTGGTATTTTTTAGCAATCTCTCTGTTGATGGCATATTGATGAATATGTGAGGGAATACTGTGATGAAACCCACTATCAAATACGGCAACATGCAGCGCATGCTTAAAATGTTGCTGCGCAAACTGAATACCAAGCGCATTGACTGGATTGTGAATAGGAGCCAACTGGGATAAATGACGTATTTTTTCCAATACTTCAGGCGTTACAATTGTAGGAAGGTAATAATCGTCTCCTCCATGAACAACACGATGGCCGACACCTTGAATTGGATATTTATCCAAATCCTTCTGTAGTTTGGCTGCCAAGAGGCCAAAGGCCGCTTCATGATTTTGGAATACCAGGTGTTGAGATTCCTTTATCCCTTTATTGTTTGTGTGATGCCACTGGCCTTGAGTTTCACCAATTCCTTCAATTAATCCAGCTACTAAAGGAAATACTTGCTGATTATCAACCTTAAACGCTTTGTATTTAATAGAAGAACTACCTGCATTAATGGTTAATACATTCATTTTTTATCCCCTTGCGCCTGAATTGCTGTAACTAGAATCGTATTTATAATATCTTGCGGTGTACAGCCTCTGCTTAAATCATTCACGGGTTTATTTAAACCGAGTAAAACAGGCCCAATCGCTAAAGCACCACTTTCCCGTTGTACTGCTTTATAAGTATTATTACCAGTGTTCAGATCAGGAAAGATTAATACATTCGCATCACCTTTTAATTTAGAGTGCGGTAGCTTTTTAGCAGCTACGTCAGGATCAACGGCTGCATCATATTGTATTGGTCCTTCAACGAGTAAATCAGGTTGTAATTGTTTAACTATTTCCATAGCTTTAGCCACTTTTTCAACACTTTCACCTTTACCCGAATGACCTGAGGAGTAAGACAGCAATGCCACTCTCGGATCAATTCCTAATTTTTTAGCAATCTGCGCCGCTTGAGTTGCGATTTCAGCCAAAGTTTGACTATCTGGTTCGGGATTAATTGCACAATCCCCATAAATTAATACGCGAGCGGGTAAACACATAATAAAGATGGAGGAGACCTTGTTAATACCTGGCTTTGTTTTAATAATTTCCAGAGCAGGTCGTACAGTATCAGCAGTCGTATGAGCCGCACCAGAAACCATACCATCTGCATCGCCGCAAAAAACCATCATGGCTGCAAAATAATTGATGTCAGACATGCGCTCAAGCGCAATAGGAAGGTTAACATTTTTATGTTGTCTTAATTCAAAATATTTTTTGGCATAAGTTTCTCGATACTTTGATTTTTCAATATCGATAATATTGATATTAGGTAACTCCAAATCTAGACGCTTGGCTAAGAGCTGGATTTTTTCAACCTGTCCTAACAGTGTGATTTGAACAATGTTGCGTTTTAGCAAATAATCAGCAGCGATTAATATACGTGCATCATCACCCTCTGGAAGCACAATATGCTGCCTGGGTTTTTGGGCTTTATTACTAATTTCATAAAGAAAAACTGCGGGACTTAACCGGGGCTGCTGCGATTTATCACTTAGCAATTTAAGTACAGACTTTGTCAGATAAGGACGCATGGCATCAATTGCTTTGGTGACCTTTGCAGGATTTGCTGCCGTCAGACTGAATTTAGCCGAAAATAAAGCAGTCGCTGTTTCATAGGTTTTTAGTCGGGTTAAAAGGACAGGGAAAGGATGCTCAAGGCCGGCAAGAATTTCTCGAATAACAGGCCCTGGCATTTCACCTCCTGTTAAAATAATGCCCGCAATTTTGGGATAATAAGCAGATTGGTCAGCGAGTAGAGAACCTAAAAGAATATCAATACGATCATCTGGAGTAATAATTAGCATTCCATTTCTATCCAGGCGCGATTCCAAAAAATTACTAATTGTTTTTGCAGCAACAGTAAATTGCCTGACAGGTCGGTGTAATTCTTTTTCTCCACAGATAATCTCTGCGCGTAATTTGGTAGCTATGTCATGCACAGAGGGATTAGCTAATGATTCAAATTCAGGAATAATCGCCACAAAAGCAAGATGAGGTAGCTGTTTATGAAATAATTCCAATGCTTCTGTTTCTTGTAGACTGGTTACACGATTGATAATTACACCTACAACACGCGCATGATTTTTTCTGCTAATTTCAAGCGCATTTTTTAACAGGGAAAGCGTATGCTCCAACGTCCTGTCTTTAGCAGAGACTGCTAATACCACCTCACAATTTAGCTGATAAGCCAACATTAAATTAAATTGATATTCAAAAACATCATTGTCACTTTCAAAATCAGTCCCTTCAAAGTAAGCCAGTGTCTTGGTATCTGCAGTCTGTGTTGATTCAAGTACTGTTGAAACCAAATCCGCAGGATTCGTACGCATCATTGCTATGGCCTGATTGACATTCATCAGAGGGTGCAAGGACTGATTCGTTATCGTCTCGAGTAAAGGAATTTGTGATGCATCAGACTCAGAAAAAAGTTTAAAGCAGCGAAGAGAAGCCTGTTGCTCTTTTAAGAAAGCCAGGAATCCTAAGGAAACAAAAGACTTTCCTGGTCGTTTTTCGATGCCTGTTAAATAGATTTTTTTGTGCATTACTAACCCCTGTTACACGCTGTTGGGATGGCAGTGAGTGTGATTAAAGTGCTTTCTTTTTGGCCGACAGCCGTGGAACGTCAAGAAATGATTGATTAAAAAGTTCGCAGCTTAATTGCACCCGATATAAAGTTATTTTTTACTGGTAGTTCGTCATTATTTATACGTTTTAAAAGCCAAAATTTGTACATTTTCTCTTTGTAGAAAAAAATGTCAATAACTTTTAAAAAAGGCAGTAAAAAATGTAAAGAAAATGCCTGGAGTGTAAAGAAAATGCAGGTTTTTGTAAGAAGATTATTTATTCGGGAAATTTTCTCTAAATTGCACGTAGACAGGTAAAAAATTGCATGTCATAGTCGAAGAATCTTGGCTAACAAAGGATGGCATCTAATGTCTACAGTTGATAGCAAAATTTTAGTTTGGAGTGATTTGCCTCAGGCTACTGTTGCACTCTTCTTCATTCAGATTTTTTCAACTTTAAGCTTTAGTGTGCTGTATTCAACGTTAGTCTTATATATGACAAAAAAATTAGGAATATCGGCACTCTCAGCGAATAGCATTACTGGAATTTTTGTCGCCGCTAATTTTGCTTTACACCTTCTGGGCGGTTATTGCGGTGGAAGATTTCTATCAAATCGGGCTCTTTTTTGTCTTGGAATGATAGCGCAGATTATTGGTTGTATTCTGCTGGCATTGGAGAGCAACGTTTATCTTTATTGTGCCCTGGGTTTCTTTTTAACGGGCAGTGGCCTTAATGTTACGTGCATTAATTGCATGTTAACACAACGTTTTGATCCAAAAGATTATCGTCGGGAGATGGCATTTCTGTGGAATTATGCTGGAATGAATATTGGATTTTTAGTGGGTTTTACTTTAAGTGGGTATTTTCAGCTATCACAAAATTATCAAAGACTATTTTTATTTAGCAGTTTGGGAAATCTGATTGCTATCTTTATATGCTTATATTTTTGGAATATTCTGGATGATAAAAAAACTGCCTACAGTCAGCTTTCAGGGAGAAATAAAAAGCGCGCCATATTTGGCGGTATAGCCATAGTAATTTCTCTGCCTTTTTTATTAAGTCAATTTATTCATTTTGCTGATTGGGCCAATAAACTAATTTTGTTGACTGGCGCTTTGATGTTAGTGATAACTATAGGGTTTGCTAATCGTCAACCCTCTCGTGATGCCCGAGAAAAATTACTTGCCTTTGCTGTCTTAATGATTGTTAGCACTGTATTTTGGGTGCTTTATCAGACAGGGCCAATGGGCTTGACGCATTTCATCGAAAACAATGTTGAACGTCATTGGGGCAACTTTATTATTGCGCCACAATGGTTTCAAAATATTAATACAATTAGCATCATTATTGGTGGGCCTTTATTAAGCTATATTCTCAATCGCATGCGCTCGTATGGTGTTCAGGTGAATATACCTACCCAATTTGCCTTTGCGTTATTATTAATTGGCTTAGCTTTTGTGCTCCTGCCTGTGGGAATTGCCAGAGCCAGTTCCTCAGGCATGGTATCTCCCGGTTGGATTGTATTAAGTTATACTTTACAGAGTGTAGGAGAGTTGCTTATTTCACCCATTGGTTATGCGATGGTTGGTGTTTTAGTGCCGAATAATTTGCAAGGTATTATGATGGGGATGTGGATGCTAATGACTGGGGTAGGTGCAACATTGTCAAGTTACAGTTCAAATTGGATGACATCAGGGCAAGAAACCAGCTTGCCTTTAGCTACCAATAGCGGCTATAGTGATGTTTTTTTTAATCTTGGAATATTTGCCCTTGCAGCATCCTTGTTGCTTTTCTTGCTAGTACCGAAATTACGACATTGGATTACTGATAAGAAAAACCCTTTAAACAATAAGGTGGCCTCAGCAATGGCTTAAAGAGTATGATGTGAGTAGTCCCTTCGTTCCCGTTGAGACGGCAAAGCTATCATGGCGTAATGGTTTGCCGTTTTCTATGAAATTTGATGATATTTATTTTTCAACTGAAGGCGGTGTACAAGAAACTGAACATGTTTTTATTAAGGGAAATCACTTAATAGAGCGTTGGCAGATCTTGACTAATGAACAATTTGTAATTGGTGAAACCGGATTTGGTAGTGGCTTAAACTTTCTTTTAACCTGGTCCTTATGGATGCGACATGCGCCAGCTTCTGCACGTTTATATTTTATCAGCTGTGAAAAATTTCCGTTAACGAAAGGGGATTTGGCAAGATGTCTGGATTTATGGCCTGAATTAAAAGAACAAGCCCAAGCGTTGCTTGCCGATTACCCTGTTCTTACTCCCGGATTTCATCATTTAAATTTTGAGGACGGTCGCATCAATCTAATGCTAATGTTTGGAGATGCAACCTCCTGCTTTAATGAGCTGCTTATTTGTGGTGTTCAGAGTCTAGAGAGTCAATTAAGAACGCAATACATAGATGCCTGGTTTTTAGACGGATTTGCTCCCGCAAAGAATGCTTCCATGTGGACGAAAGAGTTATTTCATTCTATTGGTTTATTATCGAGAACAGGAACAACGTTGGCCACGTTTTCTGCTGCCGGTTTGGTAAAAGAAAACCTGCAGCAGGCGGGTTTTGAGGTCAAAAAAGTGAAAGGGTTTGGGCGAAAGCGAGATATGATCAGTGCAAATTATATCCCTGCGTCTGAGCCTGTTAAGAGCCCATTTCGGACAACTCCCTGGCATGCCAATATTCCTCCCAAAGTAATCAGGAAAAGGGCTATAGTACTTGGGGCAGGACTTGCCGGTTGTTATATGGCCCATGCATTAAGTAAGCGGCATTGGGATGTCGTATTGATTGATGGGCAAAGTGATGTCGGCAGTGGCGCCTCTGGCAATAAAAGTGCTGTTATCTATCCGAAATTGTCCTCTTATCAATCTCCTCTCACCCTTTTTATGTTAACTGCCTTTTTATTTGCCACGCGAGAATACAAAAAATTATTTCGAGAACATCCCATAGGCGAATTGTGTGGAATACTTCAACTGGCTTTTAATAAAAAAGAGCATTTAGCCCAGGCGAGCTTGGCCCCATGGCTCTCGGTTTATCCAGAATTAGGCTTATTGGTTGATGCGAGTCAAGCTTCCAATTTGACAGGAATTCGTTTGGATACAGGTGGGCTGTTTATTCCATCATCCGGGTGGCTAAATTCCAGAGCTTTATGTCAGTTGTTAATAGAACAACCAGGAATTCAGTTTATTCCCAATACTGTAGTGAGCGAATTAAATCTGGAGAAGAACAGGTGGCATGCTGATAATTATTCTGCTGAAATTTTGGTGATTGCCAGCGGTCATCAAGCGGCACAGTTTCGCGAAACCAGTTTTTTACCTCTTAAGCCTATTCGCGGACAAATGAGCGAAATTGAAAGTAATCGAGACACTGAGAGTTTAAAAATCCCCCTATGTGGTGACGGACATATCTTGCCGGCAAAGAACAATCATCATGCAGTTGGAGCAACTTATCATCTGGGGGTAAGCTATCATCATTGTGACACGGCTGACGACTTGGTTAATTTATTGCGCTTGCAAAAGATTGCTCCTCAGCTAAATTGGTCTAATCAGGTAAAAAACAGCTGGTGTGGAGTCAGGGGAGCGACGACTGATTATTTACCTGC
This region of Legionella clemsonensis genomic DNA includes:
- a CDS encoding acetate/propionate family kinase → MNVLTINAGSSSIKYKAFKVDNQQVFPLVAGLIEGIGETQGQWHHTNNKGIKESQHLVFQNHEAAFGLLAAKLQKDLDKYPIQGVGHRVVHGGDDYYLPTIVTPEVLEKIRHLSQLAPIHNPVNALGIQFAQQHFKHALHVAVFDSGFHHSIPSHIHQYAINREIAKKYQIKRYGFHGINHEYVARTAAVYLGKSLEQCNFISLHLGNGASACLIKEGKSFDTTMGMTPLAGLIMGTRCGDIDPAIPLYLQYQGMTTEEVDTLLNKQSGLKGIAQENDMRHLIERALGGDYSANLAIDMYVYSLQKIIGAYSSQIANLDALIFTGGIGENAAVIREKIVLPLKHLNFELNLTVNKTRTHANCQDISLQGKSILVIRGDEEALIAQKVENIVIKLL
- a CDS encoding peptide MFS transporter, coding for MSTVDSKILVWSDLPQATVALFFIQIFSTLSFSVLYSTLVLYMTKKLGISALSANSITGIFVAANFALHLLGGYCGGRFLSNRALFCLGMIAQIIGCILLALESNVYLYCALGFFLTGSGLNVTCINCMLTQRFDPKDYRREMAFLWNYAGMNIGFLVGFTLSGYFQLSQNYQRLFLFSSLGNLIAIFICLYFWNILDDKKTAYSQLSGRNKKRAIFGGIAIVISLPFLLSQFIHFADWANKLILLTGALMLVITIGFANRQPSRDAREKLLAFAVLMIVSTVFWVLYQTGPMGLTHFIENNVERHWGNFIIAPQWFQNINTISIIIGGPLLSYILNRMRSYGVQVNIPTQFAFALLLIGLAFVLLPVGIARASSSGMVSPGWIVLSYTLQSVGELLISPIGYAMVGVLVPNNLQGIMMGMWMLMTGVGATLSSYSSNWMTSGQETSLPLATNSGYSDVFFNLGIFALAASLLLFLLVPKLRHWITDKKNPLNNKVASAMA
- the mnmC gene encoding bifunctional tRNA (5-methylaminomethyl-2-thiouridine)(34)-methyltransferase MnmD/FAD-dependent 5-carboxymethylaminomethyl-2-thiouridine(34) oxidoreductase MnmC → MSSPFVPVETAKLSWRNGLPFSMKFDDIYFSTEGGVQETEHVFIKGNHLIERWQILTNEQFVIGETGFGSGLNFLLTWSLWMRHAPASARLYFISCEKFPLTKGDLARCLDLWPELKEQAQALLADYPVLTPGFHHLNFEDGRINLMLMFGDATSCFNELLICGVQSLESQLRTQYIDAWFLDGFAPAKNASMWTKELFHSIGLLSRTGTTLATFSAAGLVKENLQQAGFEVKKVKGFGRKRDMISANYIPASEPVKSPFRTTPWHANIPPKVIRKRAIVLGAGLAGCYMAHALSKRHWDVVLIDGQSDVGSGASGNKSAVIYPKLSSYQSPLTLFMLTAFLFATREYKKLFREHPIGELCGILQLAFNKKEHLAQASLAPWLSVYPELGLLVDASQASNLTGIRLDTGGLFIPSSGWLNSRALCQLLIEQPGIQFIPNTVVSELNLEKNRWHADNYSAEILVIASGHQAAQFRETSFLPLKPIRGQMSEIESNRDTESLKIPLCGDGHILPAKNNHHAVGATYHLGVSYHHCDTADDLVNLLRLQKIAPQLNWSNQVKNSWCGVRGATTDYLPAVGPVPNELEFNLQFATLKTNAKRWLPTAGSYYPGLYLCAGFGSRGLTTIPLAAEWLAASINQDAFFLPRTLVQALSPARFLRKSIIRKT
- the pta gene encoding phosphate acetyltransferase; translation: MHKKIYLTGIEKRPGKSFVSLGFLAFLKEQQASLRCFKLFSESDASQIPLLETITNQSLHPLMNVNQAIAMMRTNPADLVSTVLESTQTADTKTLAYFEGTDFESDNDVFEYQFNLMLAYQLNCEVVLAVSAKDRTLEHTLSLLKNALEISRKNHARVVGVIINRVTSLQETEALELFHKQLPHLAFVAIIPEFESLANPSVHDIATKLRAEIICGEKELHRPVRQFTVAAKTISNFLESRLDRNGMLIITPDDRIDILLGSLLADQSAYYPKIAGIILTGGEMPGPVIREILAGLEHPFPVLLTRLKTYETATALFSAKFSLTAANPAKVTKAIDAMRPYLTKSVLKLLSDKSQQPRLSPAVFLYEISNKAQKPRQHIVLPEGDDARILIAADYLLKRNIVQITLLGQVEKIQLLAKRLDLELPNINIIDIEKSKYRETYAKKYFELRQHKNVNLPIALERMSDINYFAAMMVFCGDADGMVSGAAHTTADTVRPALEIIKTKPGINKVSSIFIMCLPARVLIYGDCAINPEPDSQTLAEIATQAAQIAKKLGIDPRVALLSYSSGHSGKGESVEKVAKAMEIVKQLQPDLLVEGPIQYDAAVDPDVAAKKLPHSKLKGDANVLIFPDLNTGNNTYKAVQRESGALAIGPVLLGLNKPVNDLSRGCTPQDIINTILVTAIQAQGDKK